A section of the Synechococcus sp. PCC 7502 genome encodes:
- a CDS encoding site-specific integrase — MKVERNGQAEILTQEQLQEFFNYLSPKYRAIFAICLFSGCRISEALSLKTEDISNGVIVFRKSVTKGKLKTREIDINPKLQNYLEAADLPKNGYIFPSKRDAEKPMSSQAADEMLRKYCDYLGFEGVSTHSFRRTALTMMSASGIPLRTIQEISGHASLATLQRYLEVTPNQKKEAIAVIGF; from the coding sequence AGATTTTGACCCAAGAGCAGTTACAAGAATTTTTTAATTATTTATCGCCTAAATATCGTGCCATTTTTGCGATCTGTTTATTTTCAGGATGTCGAATTAGTGAGGCTCTTAGCCTGAAAACGGAAGATATTTCTAACGGCGTGATTGTATTCCGTAAATCGGTTACCAAGGGTAAGCTCAAAACAAGGGAGATCGATATCAATCCAAAGTTGCAAAACTATCTTGAAGCGGCGGATCTACCTAAAAATGGTTATATTTTCCCGTCTAAGAGAGATGCTGAGAAACCAATGTCTAGTCAAGCGGCTGATGAGATGCTGAGAAAATATTGTGATTATCTTGGTTTTGAGGGTGTGTCAACCCATAGTTTTAGACGTACTGCTTTAACCATGATGTCTGCTAGTGGCATACCGCTTAGGACTATTCAGGAAATATCAGGTCACGCAAGTCTGGCGACTCTACAGCGTTATCTCGAAGTTACTCCCAATCAGAAAAAAGAGGCGATCGCTGTGATTGGGTTCTAA